In Dysidea avara chromosome 6, odDysAvar1.4, whole genome shotgun sequence, the genomic stretch TAGAGAAAATGTGCTTAACATGAGATTAGCTACCAAACAACAAGAACTCCAGGATACCATGGTGAGTATTAGGTTGCTATAGTGAAACCTGTTTCCTTAGCAATGGCCTTACTCCCAGGGGTGTGTGGATGGAAACTTCAAAGGAATGTTTACACTTCATCAGAATTTTATGTAGGCTTTGAGTATTGAATGCTTGAAAGCACTCTTGCTCTGGCTTTGCCATGTTGTGGCCAATATAAAGAGGTGGCCTTGCTACTAAGGGTAGTTTACAGGTTTCACTACTTGTGTAATGTATTGCTGCAATGTGGTGACCTATTGTCTCTTTTTTTATGTCATTTCCCATTGTCTTCCTCCACTGTCAACGTGATGATAAATTACATTAAATACACAATTTTGTtgtaccatacacacacacacacacgtacagaCACAAGTACATGATCTGAAGCAAGCCCAATCACCATCGACGGCACAGCTACACTCAATGTTGATGGACCCTGCAGTCAACTTGATGTTTCTGAAGATGAAGAGTGAACTGAAGGATGTTAAGGAGAAACTAGCACAGGCACAAAGTGACTTGAGTGCGTGGAAGTTTTCCACCGATAGGTCAGTACTGACTAAACTGGTAGAGAACAGCAAACGTCATACTATTGACCAGCAGTGTTCTGTAGTCATTTTGTATTACATGTTGTATTGTATAACTAGCTCAAATGAGCCGCCACAGAGCTCACAAGACTACCTGGCTAGCTCACATGATCGTCTCACCTGCTGGCTGTGACTGTAAACATTTTCCCATGATAGTTAAGTCAAAAACGTTCACTTTCAATGGTGACATGTTATACTAGGTTATCAGTTTTTTCCTGAGTGTATTTCTATCCTTGAGCCTACAATCATTGTGCTAATAACCTGGAGCCCCTGGTTATGGGCTCCTGGTCCGACCATTTAGTTGGGGGATGGTATGTCATTTATCATATGATCTTGGAAGAAATGTTAAACTTTGGTGCCTCAAGTAAATGCCAGGAACTAAAAGCTATAGCGATGTCAGTCCCATAATTATGTTGGCCTCTTATCATTGAGTGTTTCTATTGGGAAAACACtcacctggaaaatcaggacaccttgataatcaggacatcttgataatcaggacatcttgataatcaggacaccttggtAATCAAGATACTAtcggttggtcccaaggtgtccatgttACACTgtaacctgttaatgtggacacttgaggacacctacataattcagacacttagttaaggtcccaaagtatcccttagtatataaactgacctggaaaatcaggacaccttgataatcaggaccaCCATAGAGTCGATGTCAGGTTGCTTGTGAATGTAATTCAATAATTCGGACATGTGATATTTGCACGGTAGAGTTATTTTTTTGCAACCATTTTAATAATGCAATCAAATTACTCATCACCTTAGATTGTCAGACAATGCCAGGGTTAGTCATTCAACATGCGAGTAACATTTACATGGTCACGTTCACAACTCACATGTGTAATTTGTTCATTTACATGATTGTAACTGGTTCTAGTTGCATATTCACCATTGAGTGTATCACCAGATCTAGTTGGTGTTTTACTGTTGACCTTGACTTGTATTACATTGTGGTGTGTCAAGTCAGTCACATGATCCGCCTAATTGCTCCTATAGTGGGTGGGGGGAGGGGATCAGATGATAGCCTAAGAGAAGGTGTATGAAATTGCAGTCATAAAGTCACGAAGGTGTATGAAATTGCAGTCATAAAGTCACGAAACATGTAGTGTCTGGTCCTCCAAGAGCCACCTCTTCCATTTGAACCCCATGTAGTGCCCACTTCACCATGTAATCCATGATACAGCTATCTGGGAAGGTGTAGTGATTTCAGTATTGTTTGCTCCCCATCACTAGTAACAGTTTTAGTCACATTACTGCCAAGACTGAGTTGTACAGGTGATAACCCCCAACAACTTCTCTAATGCACATTGTAGCCTTGTCCCCAGCTGCCCACACACTAGATCACACAGAGGTCAGCTAGTGACTAGTGGATAATGTTTCTTGTGCTCATTTTTGCTTTAATACTTTCAAATGAATAAACGTAAAGGAGTGTACTTTATATAATCTGATGGTGTGACTTATAAATGCTTAATGTTCAAACCTTCTTAAAACAATAGTCGATGGCAAAGAAGACCCTTTAGACAACTTACTAAGCTAGTTTAGTGCACACTTCCTGGGCCAAGGCATTGGACTAGTGTCATCGGACAACCTTTGCATAATCAAGTGTGTGGCCAGCTAGGGACTCAGTTCCTGGCTTAACGGACACTATTGGTAAGACGTCACTTAAACTCTAATGTCACCATACAATCAACCCTAAGGTGTGATGTTGAAATAAGTAGGCAGTGTTGAAATGTGATATTAGCTaacaaatggctacaatgataaTTAAGTTATCAAGGCAATTCTGAGGGTATTATGCAGGCCAAAGTAACTGGACCATACAGTACAAACTGGACCATACAGTAAGTACAGTCATAATTTTGAGGAACAGAACTTTATGAATTTTGTGAGTGATTATAGCTGCGTGATATAATTGGGAAATGTTTGCGGTTACATATAGCCATTACCTTAAAATATGTTATCTTCAAGGCTTTGTTGTCTTTTGTAACTTACGAATAATTCATAGCATTAGAGTAGTAAATATTgttactaatagaacagttatatTATAACAACAGAGTACTGTATAACTAGTTATTATACCATCTGAAAATTTCTTGTGGAATAAAATAATAATGGCAGAAAATTTAGTAACAAAAGGCCATCACTAAATTAACAATTAAGATACACGCTAAAATGCGATGTGGAAACGTTTGTAGCAGGCACCAACCATTTCTGTTTCAACTAGCAGAGTGATGTGAATTGCACCTGTGCAGTGTCATACACGCACGCATCCACTCTTTTCGTTTAACTGGGCTGGTAGAAAACTTTGAGAGAGCTGGACCCTTGCTAGCAAGCCTGCAGACTCATCACAATCATTTTTGATGTTAGCATTGATTGTTAGTTTGAGTTGCACGCAGCTCTTATTATCTGCTTCAACTTTCATTACAGGACACAGCTTTGGTTGAGTAAACGTTTCTTTCCAGAGTGGCTTAGTGATGAAGCTTTCAACATCATGTTACCTTAGTAAAATCATGTGATAACGTTATTACCATGGCACCATAATTCTTACCAATTAAATGATCCCAAAGTGCTAATATTAAGTGTCTTGCTACTGTACAgaaactagctatatattatactgatagtgaaatactctactAGAATGGGCACTTGTGTTTGATTCAGGGGATAGCCACCGTTATAGTTGCTGTTACTTTACCTGATCAAATTATCATAGCACATTCCAATATGATCTGATGGTTGGGACTCCCTACACACACAGTAGCCATGTATTATCTATTACTAGTAATGTGGAAACACTGGCCATTTCCTGTTTGCCTTTATGGTAGAGTGCTACAGAGGGTCGTGAAGTTATTGTAAATCCCGTAATTTTAAACAAACGCACATGGATGTTACTTTGCAGTTCAATTATTGGTGTGAACACTGTAAGTCTTACAcaaactagctaacaataatCAAAAATTGTGGAAGCAAATGATCACGTGTATATAGTGAAGACTTATGATGATGGATCGTCTGAAGTTCTAGGATATGGTGATGCAGTGATTGCACAGAATTTAAACATCACAGTTTTACAATGATTTCTCAACATGCAGATGCCAGTGTCCAACAGATAAAGCTAACAGACCCCACTCAGTTACTTGTATTGCATCTTGTAATGGGAAGACAAAAATTATAGGAGGAACTACTAAAAGTGTTGTCAGTGAACATGTGTAGATCACAAGACAGAAGCTAAGGATCAAAGGGATGAATTTTTGAAGCAGCGGTGTATCACAAGTGTCCATTTACAGCAGTGAAATGCTACTTGATGAAACAGGAGTTGATCAAAGAAATACAATACGGTGTTGTGGCTACAACATGAGAGGAAAGCCTGTTGTAAATCATCAGTTGCTGTTGATTCAAGGGGATCACCCTCTGGAATAGCCTATGCATGGCTGGCTTATTAAAATGTGAAGGTTGTGTGAGTAGTAACCAATGGTGATGTCTTTATAACATCTTCCTGTTTATTGCCTTCTGATGGAGAAGATCCACACAGAGTGGTAACTGTTACATCGTAGTGGTAGTATGGTAAAGAAGTTGATTGTGTACTCTCTTCTGCCGTATTCCCCACCAATTGAAGTGACATTTTCTGAGGTAAAAGCTTTGATGAAAATGATGAAGACTGTTTTGTTAGTAGCTTTACAACCATCACATGGCAAGATTGTTAAAACTGGATTTCTGAAATTGGACTGTATGGATAAgtagtggtacataatattCACTATGACTCTGGAGTAGTGGAATTTATCAGTTTTGTATCATCTTCAAATAAACTTTGAAGGTATCGTAGCTGTTTCAGGTTTTTCCTTCGTAGTGTGACAGCTTTACCAGGAGGTGTGTCGATCACAGAAGAAGCTAGCTTAGAACTCACTTCACTTGAACTCCTCACATCAGATGTTCCAACTGCTTTGATAAAGTAGCTGGTACACCTGTAATACCATCTGTGAGTGACTAACACGGGCTTCAACGTCAGGTGGTTTGTATTTGTGAACACATCACCTTTCTTGATCAGTCTTAGCTGTGGTACAGTGGTACTTACCACTTACGTTTTGACTTGAGATCCTCAACTATACCATCTACCTGTTTCACTTACACTGCCTAACTTGTAATAATCACCATATCGGTCATTGTGCTAGCTACTGTGGTCTCCACCGTACATGTCCGTAGGATGAGGTCTCCATCATACATGTCTGTAGGATGAGGTCTCCATTATACATGTCCGTAGGATGACACTGAGACTACAAGGTGAAGCCTAGTACAAGGTTGTCATGTTAACTTGTAGTGTGTAGCCAGTGTCACCTGACTATTGCTAATAGTATAGTTGCTGAGTTTGTTGTTCACCCACTACTGGTAGACTCATGTGCCACTGGCTGTGACAATATCACTGGTGTTGTGTAGAGGAACTTCAAGTTTGTCTTGTAACTAAACTGACACAATAATGTACAGGTCATTGAAGCAGTGGGGAAGAAGAGTATTCTGTTAGCATCTTGAAGACTACCAGTACAGACAGACCAATAAGCACATATTGTTAACTACTAGTCTTTTACTAAGAGCATTCACTCATTTGATCTGTACTTTCTTGTTAATGAGAACTGATTATTTGGTACTGAAATTTCGGCAAAATGAAAAGTTATTCGTCAAGTGTCAAATGTGAATCAAAAGCGAATTTTACTTTCTCAACAATTATACTTTCTCTTATTCATCAAATGTCCATAAACATCTTTTAATGGTCTGTTATTTCTTGATTACTGTCAATATTTAATTCATCAGTTGATAAAGTGTGGATTAGTCAACTATTACCTGTTATATGGTGTAGGGTATTACCCTACCCTGAATAGCTACAATAGTTCTCACATGATACAATCAGTTAGTCATAATGTCCAGCCTAACAGTATAGCCAGACCGTATGCTCCAAAACGGGCCTGTAACCTCTAATTAATGAACACCATGCagagaaaagggtctggctacatgACACTACAACATGTTACAATTGTTTTTATTGCCTTCACAATGGTATCTCTATAGATAGTGTGTTGTATGGAAGATTTATTTTTTACTTGCTGTATCATTTACACATCCTTCACTTTATAAAATGTAATTGAAAAGTGAACTTTACTTTCTCGACAATTTCTAGCCATTGGTTACAACACTGAAACAAGAATTAATATTAGCAAGAATTAATAATTGAgcctctccactattattaactcttgatattagtgGTAGGGTACCACTATACCCTACCAGTACTGTGGTACCCTACCACTATTGCCCATGCTTATAAGGATTGCCAATGGTGACATTACTACAGACCATGTAAGCATGACTGGTCTTGGTAGCAGATTCAGTCGACAATTTCTCTGCCACAAAATATTACCTTCATACAATTCTGAGAGCTTGGTTAATGTCAAAAGAGTTCTCCTACCTCCCAATGATCTGTAATACCATGAACATTACTGGTGCCATGCCTGGGCAACCATAACAGTGAACTCTGGTAGTACAATAGGGAAATTGTCAAGTTAAATTATATGAAGAAACAGTGTCAGGTTAGCAGGATATGACCACTCAGGAAAGTCTGGCCTTGTAGTGATGATTGACCATACCCTCATAATGAGGATACTCACTTGGTTAATGTATACAACATGTCATCATTGCCAATCCCTGTTTACAAGTGGATTTGTTTCCTGTTCTATCCAGCTTGTGGTGAGGCTTTCACTGTCAGATTATTTATAGTAACTTGTTTACACTTCCTTTGTTGTTGTTATGACAATGTCATGTATTCCAGTGCCACAGGCAAGCGTCTTATGACGAAGTGCAGGATGTTACTACAAGAAAATCAGGAGCTGGGTAAACAGCTGTCGCAGGGGAAGATTGCTCAATTAGAGGCTGAGATTGCTCTGCAGAAGAAATACTCTCAGGAACTGAAGACTTCTCAAGATGGTGAGTGGGTGTTTGTAAGAGGGGGAAATCCCATTGGTAATGAGGAGAAACCATTTATTGAAGGGGAATCCCCACTGTTCGATACAGTTCACTATAACTTGAAAACTGGTATTTCCCtcactactactaccaccacaTGGGTGATCTCCCAGGTGTTTCCCCTTATTATAAATCACATACCATATGTTACAGAACTGAGTGAGTATGTGTTCCAAGTTGATGAAGAAGCTGAAGGACTTCATTCATCCATCCTTAACAGCTACTCCACTGCACCAACAGACCTGACTGTGCACAACAAACTGGGGGGTGGGGTTGCTGCTAACAAATTGACTAGTAGAGTTAATGGACCATTAGACACTCCCCCCCTACTGGGTGGTGTCGGGGGTAACAGCAAGTCATCAACTAGTAGCAACGAGACACATTAAGCACACATCATTACGGGTAATATGATGTCATTATTATATGTTAGTATTTTTATGGTATGTTATATTGTTATTCATCCTATTAATAGGTTAGCTGCTAGGGACCATAAGTGTTGATATGAGCCACACAACACTTATATGGTCATCTTATTGGTGGCTACAGTCTATTTCTGGTTGGTTGAACAATTAAAGTGTAAAAATCATGTGAAAAAAGTATCAGTAGCCTTTAATTTAAACTAACGTTGTCTGCctggtgtgaaatttcattggttgtTTCTATTTACATGATACTTCTTACATGGACAACCAACATGTTGTAGTGATGAGGTCAAGCTATTGGTAGTTGTTACATTTCTGGTTGGTAATTCATTGTGGTAATCAAATATGAACACTTGACGTAACTTACATGTAAACTACAAATCAAACTGTGTTGAGGTGTGTTGTCTAATTTGCCAACTGTGGTCAGGTGTTATATTGTAAGTGAACACTAATAAACACTTGGTTATCCAAcaatgactgctcaattagaattTCATttttgtcaacaggtgtatgCTGTATTGGAGTATTTGATGATTAGGCTGTTTAATCTCCATTGTGAATTCAGTATAAAATAATGAACCAATTAAGGAACCAACCCTGAGTTCATACAAGTGGTCACAAGTCTTAATTGTGGTGCAACATTTGTATTGAGTTATTTACTCAACCATACACTACATAACCTCACATACACATATTATAATAAGTGATATACTGCTTGTACTagttacacacatacaatagGTAAATCAGTTAGGTTTAGTAGCAGGGGGTCGGGTGACATCATCACGTGATGCCGGATGATGTGTCAACAAGCATACATTACTAGCCGGTCCACCTTGTGGATGTATAGCTGTCCTGTTGTGATAGGAGTCTGCTGTTAACACAACTAGAACCAGGATAAGGAATAAACAATATTGGTAGTGTTGTATCTAGGGAAGCTGTGGGAGGGAGGGAGTCATACAATAAAATGCAGAACAATCccagtggtgattctagacaAGTTCCTAAGGAGCCACACAACCTGGGTATCTTTTTTTTTCAAACAGCCTAACTTGTTATCCA encodes the following:
- the LOC136258512 gene encoding pre-mRNA-splicing regulator WTAP-like, whose product is MDRGKKRNKPVDSAEVPSSSKKKTAIESVNDIPKEKKRIKLTRGDLRSMTRDEIITKWEEQDEYIDWLLAVKGMEELSKLQESESKLTLQVQEATRRENVLNMRLATKQQELQDTMTQVHDLKQAQSPSTAQLHSMLMDPAVNLMFLKMKSELKDVKEKLAQAQSDLSAWKFSTDSATGKRLMTKCRMLLQENQELGKQLSQGKIAQLEAEIALQKKYSQELKTSQDELSEYVFQVDEEAEGLHSSILNSYSTAPTDLTVHNKLGGGVAANKLTSRVNGPLDTPPLLGGVGGNSKSSTSSNETH